TTTTTCAAGCGATCATTTTTTCAAAAATATATGATAGATCGAATGGATCGAAACGATCACGACACGTTGCACGAACCTCGTCGGAGACGCCCGGGAGCGGGAGACGTGGCCATGAGCGGATTTTTGGCCATTCTGACCATGGCCGTGGCCCTATTTATCCTGTCGGCCTCCGGGTGCGCCCCGTTCAGGCCGGCGGACAGGGGCCTGCGCCCGGTCGGCATGCCCGAACGGTATGAACTCTTCGATCAGGAGGGCTTGGATGTTCCCGGTCCGTGGTGGGAGAATCTTGGCAATCCGGAACTGGACCGGCTCATCCGCCAAGGTCTGGATGAGAGCTTCGATATCCGCCAAGCCAGAGCCCGTCTCGATCAGGCCCTGGCCCTTGCGGCCAAGGCCGAGGCCGACCTCTACCCCGCTCTGAACCTGGAGGG
This sequence is a window from Deltaproteobacteria bacterium. Protein-coding genes within it:
- a CDS encoding RND transporter; translation: MSGFLAILTMAVALFILSASGCAPFRPADRGLRPVGMPERYELFDQEGLDVPGPWWENLGNPELDRLIRQGLDESFDIRQARARLDQALALAAKAEADLYPALNLEG